GGGCTCCTCGTAGTTGATGGTAGGATGGACGTAATCGCGGGCGACGGACAGCGTAGTCGCGATGAACTCTACCCCTCCGGACGCGCCCAGGAGGTGGCCGACGAGCGATTTGGTGGAGCTGATCGCCAGGCTGTGTGCATGATCCCCGAAGACCTTTTTGATGGCCAGGGTTTCGATGCGGTCGTTGAATGGCGTGGACGTGCCATGGGCGTTGATGTAATCGATTTCGGCCACGGCCAGTCCGGCGTTCCGAAGCGCCAGGTGCATGGATCGCGCCGCGCCTTCACCCGATTCGTGGGGTTGGGTGATATGAAAGGCATCCGCCGTCGCGGCATAGCCCGCCAGTTCGGCGTAGATCGTCGCACCGCGCTGCTTCGCGTGAGCCAGGGTCTCGAGGACGACCATGCCGGCGCCTTCACCGAGCACGAATCCGTCCCGCTGGGCATCGAAGGGCCTGCTGGCCCGTTCCGGCTCGTCGTTTCGCAGGGAAAGGGCCCGCATGTTGCTGAACCCGGCCACGGCCATGGGGGAAATGCTGGCCTCCGTACCGCCGGTGACCATGACGTCCGCGTCCCCGTGCTGCAGGATCCGGAACGCGTCGCCGATGCCGTGCGCACCGCTTGAACAGGCCGATACCGTGGTGTAGTTGGGCCCTTTCAACCCATGAATCATCGAGATATGGCCGGGTGCCATGTCGGCGATCATCATGGGGATGAAAAAGGGACTCACGCGCCCGGGGCCCTTGTGTACCAGGTTGGTATGTTGGTTTTCGAAGGTCCAGATCCCGCCTACGCCCGTACCCATTACCACCCCGATGCGGTCCCGATCTTCGGCGTCGAGATCCAGCCCGGAGTCGTCGATCGCCATCTGCGCCGCAATCACGGCGTATTGGACGTTCTCGTCCATTCGCCGCACTTCTTTCCGGTCGATGTAGTCCGCCGCGTTGAAGTCCTTTAATTCGGCGGCGATTTTCGCCGGAAAGGCGCTTACATCGAATTTCGTAATGGGCCCTACGCCGCTCCGACCCGCGCAAAGGGCCTTCCAGTAGGTATCGAGCGTGAGACCCACGGGACTCAGGACGCCCATACCGGTGACGACAACGCGTTCAGCCACCCCGACGCCTCCCGAAATCAGCCAATCGAGTCACCCGACCTGCGTGGAAATCCCGGATTGCATGGAAATCCCGGCCGGACCTCGAAATGAATCAGCCGTCTAAATTGGACTGGAGATACTTGATCGCGTCGCCGACCGTGACGATCTTCTCGGCATCCTCATCGGGGATCTCGAGATCGAACTCTTCTTCGAGGGCCATGACAAGTTCGACCGTATCGAGCGAGTCGGCGCCCAGGTCGTCGGTGAACGAGGCATTGTCGGTGACCTGGTCACCGTCCACACCCAGTTGTTCGGCGATGATCTCCTTTACGCGGTCTTCCATCTTCTTTCCTCCTGTACAGATGATTGTAAAAAACCGTCAGCTTTCCTCACATGCCCATGCCGCCGTCGACGCGCATCACCTGGCCGGTTACGAAAGCGGCGTCGTCGGACGCCAGAAAGGCCGCGATGCCGGCGACGTCATCGGGTTGTCCGGCCCGAGACAGCGGTGTGGCATCCAGGAACGCGGACCGCACCGTCTCGGGAAGCGCTTCCGTCATGGCCGTTTCGATATACCCCGGGGCGATCGCGTTGACCGTGATGCCCCTGCTGCCCACCTCTTTCGCCACCGATTTGGTGAAACCGATGATCCCGGCCTTGGAAGCGGCGTAGTTGGCCTGGCCCGGGTTGCCCGTCAGCCCCACGATCGAGGTCATGTTGATGATCCTGCCGCTTCGCTGCCGCATCATCTGGCGGATCACGGCCTGCGTACAGGCGAACACGCCGCCCAGGTTCACGTGGATGACCTCGTCCCAGTCATCCTGTTTCATGCGCATCAGGAGCGTGTCCCTGACCGTCGCCGCGTTGTTGATCAGGACGTCGATGGACCCGTAGTCCTCGACCACGGTGTCGACCAGACTCTTCACGCTGTCCCGGTCATCGATACTCAGGGAAACGCCCCGGGCATCGCCGCCCTGGCGGTTCAGCGCGTCGGCGGCTTCCTGCGCCTTAGCCCCGTCGCGACTGGTCAGGACGATCCGTGCGCCTTCCGCTGCAAAACGTTCCGCGACGGCGGAACCGATTCCCTGCGCTCCGCCCGTTACGATGGTGACCTTGTCTTGTAAACCCCGCAAACCTGAAAGTACTCCGTGTGCGTGTGTCTTTATCTGTGAAACGAAACCGGGTTACCGCGATTCCAACCGATCTGCCACGGGACGGCCGATCGTTTCCGCCACGGCCGTGACGTCGGCGAGTTTGTCCGCGTTCAGAACGCCGATGCCGCGGTGCATCCGCTTCATCAGTCCCGTGAGCACGTTGCCCGGTCCTGCTTCCACCACGGTGTCCACCCCGTGATCGGCCAGCGTCTGCATCGATTCCGCCCAGCGCACGGGGCGGGTCAGCTGTTCGATCAGCAGGCGGCGGATTTCATCGGGCTCCGTCACGGCCCGGGCGGTCACGTTGGCCACCACCGGCGTTTCCGCGCGGGCAAAGGGGGCCTTTTCGATCGCCTCGGCAAGGCCGTGGCGTGCGTATTCCATGAGTTCGGAGTGGAAGGCGCCGCTGACCTTGAGCGGAACGACCCGCTTCGCACCCGCCGCACGAGCGCCGTCCATCGCTCGCTGCACGGCCGGCACCGCGCCCGCGATGACGGTCTGTACCGGTGCGTTGTAATTCGCCGGTTGAACGGGTTCGTCTTCCGCGCAGGCGGCCCGGCAGACTTCGTCGATCTCCCGTGGAGTAAGGCCGATCACGGCCGCCATGGTTCCCCGACGGCGCTGCCCGGCCTCGTGCATCAGTGCACTGCGCAGTCGGACCAGGTGCAGCGACTCCTCGAAATCGAGAACGCCGGCCGTCACCAGCGCCGAATACTCGCCCAGGCTGTGGCCGGCGACGAAATCCGGTTCGATCCCATACGCTTTCAGCAAGGATGCGACCGCCACGCTGTGCGCCAGGATGGCCAGTTGCGTGTAGTTCGTCTGCTTCAGGGTTTCGGCGGGGCCGTCGAAGGAGACGCCGGCGATATCGGCGCCGGTGATCTCGCAGGCCTGCTGGTAAAGCGATCGAACCTGCGGATACCGGTCGTGCAGGTCCCGGCCCATGCCGACGTACTGCGAGGCCTGGCCCGGAAACAAGAAGGCGATCCTGGCTTGGGTCATGGGTATCGGCGCCGAACCTAAATCGCTTCGACTTCCTGGACTTCCCTTCCCTGGTAGTGTCCGCAGTGGGGACAAACGCGGTGCGCGCGTTTCATCTCCCCGCAATGAGAGCATTCCACCAGCGTCGGCATCTGCAGCACCCAGTGCGTACGGCGCTTACGACTCCGTGCCCGAGATTGGCGTCGCTTGGGCAGGGCCATCTTTAATCCTCCTTCAATAACGTTTTCAAGGTGTGCCAGCGTGGGTCCATCTGCCGAGTTCCGCAACTGCAGGCGCTCTCGTTGAGGTTCCTGCCGCAATCGGGACAGAGGCCCTTGCATGCTTCGCTGCACAGGGGTTTCATGGGAATATTCAGGTTGACGAGTTCGGCGATGCGCCGACTGAGGTCGATCGTCTTCGCGCTGTAGTCCAGGATCTCCACGTCGTCCGATTCGGTCAGCTCCTCGCCATCGGGTATGGCCCGGTCGGTCTTCTCGTAGTAGGTCGCGATCTCTCCGCTGATATGTTCTTCGACCTCTTCGAGGCACCGGCCGCAGGAGAAAGTCATGGAGACCGCGATTTCGGCCTGCAGCACGAGCGAATTCTCGGAGACTGTCAGCGTGCCGTCCACCTTGATGGGTGAAGCGAAACGGCATTCCTCGTCCGGAATGAAATCGGCGGCGGGCGTGTCTTCCAGGTGGATGGGATGCAGACCTTCGGCCAGATGCTCGATCGCTATTTGCATATTGACGGCTTGTTCACAGGACTACGACCACGTTCCACTCGCGATTCAAACGCCACATTCCGGATGCGCCGGACTATACCCCAATCAGCCGGAAGCCACTAATAATAGGGAGGTTACCCCGGTCATGTCAAGAGGAAAATCCCCGGATCAGGCGAGTGCGGACCGGATCAAATCCACCACGTCGGCCGACCGGTCGGCTACTGGAATGCCCGCCTCGTTCAGCGCGCTCACTTTCTCCTCGGCGCCGCCCGTTCCCCCCGATATGATCGCTCCGGCGTGTCCCATGCGCTTGCCGGGAGGCGCGGTGCGGCCCGCGATGAAACCGACCACCGGCTTCTCCATGTGCTGCCGCACGAACTCGGCCGCCCGTTCCTCGTCGGAGCCGCCGATCTCGCCGATCATGACCACGGCGTGGGTATCCGGATCCGCTTCGAAGGCCTCGAGGGCGTCGATGAAACCCGTGCCGATGATCGGGTCGCCGCCGATGCCCAGGCAGGTTGACTGGCCGATGCCCGCGGACGTCAACTGGTGGACGATCTCGTAGGTCAGCGTTCCGCTGCGGGAGACCACGCCCACGTGTCCGGGCCGGTGTATATGGCCCGGCATGATGCCCACCTTGGTGACTCCGGGTGTGATGGCGCCGGGGCAGTTCGGTCCCAGGAGCCGTACGCCGGAGCCCTGCAGAACGGCGTAGACCCTGGCCATGTCCAGCGTGGGGATGCCTTCCGTGATGCAGATCACCAGGTCCATTTCGGCGACGATGGCCTCGTGGATCGCGTCGGCCGCGAAGGCGGGGCGGACGTAGATGATGGACGTGTTGGCGCCGGTCGCCGAGGCTGCTTCCTCGAGGGTATCGAAGACCGGGATGCCGTCCAGGTCCTGCTCGCCCTTCCCCGGTGTGACCCCGGCCACGACGTTCGTGCCGTAGGCCGCCATCTGGCGCGTGTGGAAGGAACCGTCCCTGCCGGTGATCCCCTGCACGACGACGCGGGTGTTTGCGTCAACCAGGATGCTCATTTCGCCCCCTTCCCGAGTGCTACGGCCTTCTGAACGGCTTCCGCCATGGTGTCGACGGCGACGAGTCCCACGGATTCGAGTATTTTCCGGCCCTCCGCTTCATTGGTCCCGGTGAGCCGGATGACGATGGGCAGTGTGAGCGGCCCGCCGGGCCCGGCGGCGATGCGGTCCAGGGCGGTCACGATACCATTGGCCACGTCGTCGCAGCGCGTGATCCCGCCGAATATGTTGAAAAGCACGGCCTTGACCCTGTCGTCGGACGTGATGATGTTCATGGCGGTGACGACCTTGTCCGGGTTCGAGCTGCCGCCGATATCGAGAAAGTTGGCGGGCATGCCGCCATAGAACTTCACCATGTCCATGGTCGCCATGGCCAGCCCGGCGCCGTTGACGATGCAACCGATGTCGCCGTCGAGCTTGACGAAGCTGAGGTCCGCGTCCCGTGCCTCGGCCTCGGTGGGCTCTTCGGATTCGGGATCGCGCATGTCCTCGATATCCTCGTGCCTGAACAGGGCGTTGTCGTCGATGTTCATCTTGCCGTCCAGCGCCCACAACTTGCCTTCCGGCGTGGTCACGAGGGGGTTGATCTCCGCCAGGGACGCGTCGCTTTCGATAAAGGCGTCGTAGAGCCGGGCGAGCATGCCGGCGGCCTGTTTGACCTGTGCGGGATCGGAATAGAGTTTGTAAGCCAGGGACCGGGCCTGGTACGGGAGCAGCCCGAGCAGGGGATCCACGGCCAGTTTGTGGATCTTCTCCGGCGTATCCCGTGCGACTTCCTCGATATCGACGCCGCCCGCCGCGCTGACCATGAAAACCGGCCGCCTGGTCTGCCGGTCGAGTATGATCCCGACGTAGGCTTCGTGCTCGATCTCCACCGCTTCGGCCACGAGGACCTGCCGGACCGTCAGCCCTTTGATGTCCATGCCCAGGATCCGGCCCGCGACCTCGAAGGCTTCATCGGGCGTCGAGGCCAGCTTCACGCCGCCCGCCTTGCCCCGTCCGCCCACGTGCACCTGGGCCTTGACCACCACTCTCGTGCCCAGTTCCTCCGCGATACGCCGGGCGTCTTCGGGCGTCCGGGCTACCTGTTCCGGAGGGATCGCCATCCCGTGCCGGGCGAATATCCCCTTTGCCTGGAATTCGTGTATGTTCAACTTCCGCTCCTTTGCTTTTCCACCATGCCGCCCAGGGCGTCGATGCCCGGTTTGAGGGACGCCGTCTCACCCGTCCTTACGTCTGCTTGCTCACCATGCCGCCCAGGGCGTCGAAGCCCGGTTTGAGGGACGGGTACATGGATTTGAAGATCCCGTAACACTCCTCGTAGCGTTCCGATGTCTCCGGGTCCGGTTCCGTCCGGGACACGACGTCGACCAGGTCGTCCGCGGCTTCCTCGACCGTGTCGTACACGCCTGTGCCGACCGCGGCCAGGATGGCGGCACCGAAGGCGGGACCTTCCTCGGCGTTCACGGTGACGACTTCCGCCCCGTAGACATCTGCCTGGATCTGCCGCCAGAGATCGCTCCGCGCGCCGCCGCCCGTGGAACGGACCTGACCGAGGGACAGTCCGAGTTCCCGCATGATTTCCATGGAATCCCGCAGGGCGAAGGTCACGCCTTCCATCACGGAGCGGATCATGTGGGGGCGGCCGTGCCGTCCCGTTATGCCGATGAACGCGCCCCGCGCGTTGGCGTCCTTGTGGGGGGTACGCTCGCCCATGAGGTAGGGGAGAAACACCAGGCCCTCGCTGCCCGCCGGCGCGCGGGCCGCCTGGGCCGTCAGCAGCTCATAGGGATCGGTGTCCAGCATCCGGGCCGCACTGACCTCGACTTCGCCCAGGGTATTGCGCAGCCACTGGAAGGCGCCCCCCGCGAAGAGCGTCACCCCCATGAGGTACCACTTGTCGGGGACGCTGTGACAGAAGGTATGGACGCGCAGTTCCGGGTCCACGCGGACGTCGTCGGTGTGGGCGAAGACCACGCCCGACGTACCCAGGCTGGCCAGGATCCGGCCGGACCGGACGATGCCGGCGCCCACGGCGCCGCAGGTGTTGTCGGCCCCTCCCCCGACGACGGGCGTGCCGGGCTTCAGTCCCATATCCGCGGCCACCTCTTCCGTCACGTGGCCGCAGACGTCGATGGATTCGAAGGTGGGCGGCAGGAATTCCGCCGGCAGGCCGATGGCGTCAAGCATGGCGCCGGACCATCTCCGCCGCCGTACGTCGAACAGCAGCGTGCCCGCGGCGTCGGAAACTTCCATGGCGAATTCGCCGGTCATGCGGAACCGGATGTAGTCCTTGGGCAGCAGGACCCTCCGGATGCGGTCGTATACCTGGGGTTCGTGGTCGCGGACCCAGACCAGCTTGGGCGCGGTGAAGCCTTCGAGGGCCGGATTGGACACCCAGTCCACCAGGTTCTCCTCGCCCGCCTGGTCCGTGATCCAGCGGCACTGATCGGACGTCCGCGTATCGCACCACAGGATGGAAGGCCGGAGCACCTCGTCCCGTTCATCCAGCAGGACCGAACTGTGCATTTGTCCCGACAGGCCGATCCCGGCGATGGATTCGGCTGCTACGCCGGCGGCGCCCATGGCTTCGCGCACCGTATTCGACGCGGCGCGCCACCAGTCCGCCGGATCCTGTTCGGCCCAGTTGGGACGGGGCGTGTGCAGGGGGATCTCCTCGAAGGCCCGGGCCGCCAGGCCGCCCCGTTCGTCGACAATGATCGTCTTGATGCCCGAGGTGCCGATGTCGATGCCGATCAGGTGTCTCATGGGTGGGTCGCTGCCTGTCTGTACCGTGCCATTCCGGCACAAAAAAACCTGCGCAAGACCGCAGGAACGAGATAATTGGGACTGGAAGCCGGATTCAACTCATGTAAGCGTGCAGCCGGACACTGCGGGACGTATGACGCAATCGCCGGATCGCCCGTTCCTTGATCTGGCGCACCCTTTCGCGGGTCAGGCCGAACTGCTTGCCGATTTCGTCCAGAGTCATCGGCTTTTCCCGGTTGATCCCGAAATAGGAACGGATCACGGCGGCTTCGCGGTCCGTCAGCGTATTGAGGGCCCAGACCACTTCTTCTTTGAGCGACTTCTCCATGACCGGCGTATCCGGCGACTCGATGGTCGTGTCTTCGATTACGTCGAGCAGGCGCCCCTCTTCTCCCGGTGAAAAAGGCGCGTCGAGCGAAAGGTGGGGACTGAACGTCCGCATGATGTCGACTACATCACGGTGGTCCAGCGACAACTTGCCCGCGATTTCGTGGGTCGTGGGCTCCCGGCCCAGTTCCTGCTTCAGGCCCCGTACGACCTTGTTGATCCGTCGCAGTTCCTCGGCCCGGTTCAACGGAAGGCGGAAGATCCGGGACTGTTCGGCCAGGGCCTGCATGATCGCCTGCCGCACCCACCAGACCGCGTAGGAAATGAATTTGAAACCCTTGTGCTCGTCGTAGCGCTGGGCGGCCTTGATCAGGCCGATGTTTCCCTCGTTGATCAGGTCGGACAGCGGAAGGCCCTGGTTCTGGTACTGCCTGGCCACGACGACGACGAACCGCAGGTTGGCCTGGATCAGCTTGTTGATGGCGCCGTTCACCCCATTGCGCGCGTCACGCGCCAGCGCCATTTCCTCTTCCAGGTTCAATACCGGTATGGTCCTGATTTCTTTCAGGTAGGTATCGAGCGACCGGTCATCACCGGAATTCCGTGATCCAACCCGGGAAATGTTGACTTCCGACTGGGCGGACTTGGGCATGAACGTTCTCCGGTACCGTGGGCAGACCGGTTGAAGACAGCCGGATGCTGTCCCGCCGAACTGTTTGTGGCAGCGGTTGTTGCGGATTCAGGTCGGTTAAAGGCGAACCGGTGCCCGCGTGATACTTCCGGTTCCTTGGAAACTTACAAAACTATAATAATGTCCCGGTTGGGGCGTCAAGGTATTTTAAGGCAAATTCCGCAGTCATGCAATCCCGGCTCAAAACACCCGTTTTTCTACGTTGTTACCGATATAGATATCCATCATGGTGGTCCGGTTACCCCAGAAGAGATCCTGACCCCAGGCATTCGGATCGAGTCCCTTGAACCAGGGTTTGCGCAGGTCCAGCACATGGGTGTGGTAGATGAATACGCCACCCACGTCCTCCACCAGGATGCGCTCCGCCTGCGCGTAATACGCCATGCGCTGATCGTGGTCCAGGGTTGTGCCGCCTGCCTGCAGCAACCGGTCGAACGCTTCGTTTTTCCAGTCGTGCCGCCCGTGGCCAACCGGCTGGGAATGCCAGACCTGAGACAGCATGTTGTCGGGATCGGGATAATCGTACTGGTAGGGGATCAGTCCGAAAGGGATGGTATACTGGTACATGTTGTCCATGTACAGACCGATCTCCTGGTTCCGGATCTCGACGCGCATGCCGAGGGTCTCATTCAGCATGCCCTGGATCGCCTGGGCGATGGACATCTGGGTCGCATCCGCCTGGCGCAGCCAGAATTCGATGGGTGGAAGTCCCCTTCCATCCGGATAGCCGGCTTCCGCGAGCAGTCGCCGGGCCTCGGGCGGATCGAACCGCTGTATGGCCTTGAGCGCGTCGCCCGTGTACCCGGGGAAGTTGGGCGGCAGCATGGTGTAGGCGGGGGTGCCGTGCCCCTGCAGGATGACCCTGCAGATGGTCTCCCGGTCGATGGCGTGGCTGACCGCCCTTCGGATCCGCACGTCGTCGAAGGGTGGCACGGCGGTCTGGAAGAAGAGGTACCAGGTCTGGAAGTGGGGATTGGAGGTCAATTCCCGAGTCAGTTCGGGACTGTTGTCGATCTCGCCCAGGTACTGGGCAAAGACGCCCTGGCGATCGACCTCGTTATTTTCGTAAGGCGTGATGCCGGGGTGGGTGCCGGCGATGATGAACTTCAGCTTGATTTGCTCGAGATAGCCCGGGTAGGGACCGTTGTAGTAAGGATTCAGCTCGTAGGAAATGTACCGGTCCGTGATCCATTCATCCAGCTTGTAACTGTAATTGGTGACCATATTCCCCGGCTCGGTCCAGCGGCGGCCGTGTTTCTCCACCTGCCACGGGGGTACGGGTGCCGCGGAATTGTAGGCCATGATGTGGGGAAGATAGGGACAGGGCGCTTCGGCTTCGATCTCGAGGGTCAGGTCGTCGATGGCGCGCACGCCCACCGAGTCCCGGTCAGTGATCTTGCCATGATTGAAGTCCCGCGCGTTCTTGATGTTGTAGAAGAGGAAGGCGAACACATTGCCTTCGTCCGGGTCCAGGAAGCGCTTGAAGGTATATTCGAAATCGTGGGCAGTCACTGCTCTGCCGTCGCTCCACCGGGCCCCCTCCCTGAGATGGAACGTCCAGGTCCGCCCGTCCTCGGACGGCTCCCACCGGTCGGCCGCACCGGCCCTGAGGACATCGTCCGCGTCAAACATGGTAAGGCGTTCGAATAAAAAGGGATCCGAGCCCTTGACACCGTAATTGTCCAGACTCACGTCCAGCGTCTTGGGCTCTTCGATGAAGTACATCAGGATCTGTTCGTGCAACGGGGCGGCGTCGGGCGGCAACTGCTTCCCCAGGCTGTTGATCACGGGACCGCTGGCGGTCTGAACCTGGGCGCTTTCGTCGCCGCCGCAGGCCGGCGCGCAGAAGAAAACGAGGAGGAGGGCACGGACCGCGAAGGCGTGGGAGGACATAGTACGTGCTTCCTTAGTATGGGGTTGTGCGTGTTTCCTGTAAAATGACCACCCTTTCATACCCGGGTCAATAGAAAAGCACAGGATGATCAGACCGGGTCTCTTGACACCGGGGATGCCGGAAGATAGGTTGGTGGCGACCCGACCCGACCCGCTCACCTGAGCCGTCCCGCTCACCCGAGTCGGCTCTTCAACCACGCCAGGCAGTCCCGACCATGTCCGAACCGCACGCAAAACCATCCCGCCCCACGCTGCGCAAGTCCCTGGGGCTATTCGACGGCATCACCATCCTGGTGGGCATCACCATCGGGGCCGGGATCTTCTCGGCGCCCCAGATCATCGCGGGTTTCACCGGGTCCTTCACGCCCATCCTCTGGCTCTGGATCGCGGGCGGTGCCTTCATTTTCCTGGGCGGCCTGGTCTACGCGGAACTGGGCAGCCGGATGCCGGACACGGGCGGCGAGTACATGTACATCAGCCGCGCTTTTGGTCCCTTTGCCGGGTTCATGTTCGGCTGGTCCCAGCTGTTCATCATCCGCACCAGTCCCCTCGCCGGCCTGGCCATCGTGACCGTCAACTATTTTACCTATTTCGTCGAGATGACGCACGTCGAACGCATCGCCGTCGCCCTGTTCATCATCCTGCTGCTGACCATCCTGAACTACGTGGGCGTACACCGGGCCGGTTTCTACCAGCGCCTGACCACGGTGCTCAAGGTCTCCGGCCTGATGCTCCTCGTCGTGCTTGGATTCACGCTGGATTACGGGGGCGAGAACCTGCTGGGCACCGCCGCGGCGCCGACCGGTACGCTGGGGCCCGTCGGCAATATCATCGCCGCCGCCTTCATGGTAGTCTTCGCCTACATGGGATTCGAACGGGTGGGCTACTCGGCGGGAGAGATGAAGGACCCCCGGCGCACCATACCCCTGACCATGTTCGTGGGGATCACCTCGATCGTCCTGATCTATGTCCTCGCGAATCTCCTCTATCACCAGACCCTGGGCATGGAAGGCGTCCGGTCGAGCAGCATCGTGGCCTCGGACACGGCCGTCCTGCTGCTGGGCCCTCTCGGCGCTGGGTTCATCGCCGTCACCGTCATGATCTCCACGACAGGCAGCATGAACGGGACCTTCATGACCGCCACACGGGTCTATTACGCCATGGCCCGGGATGGACTATTCTTCAAGTGGCTGGACTACATCCATCCCGTGTACCGCACGCCATCGCGGGCCATCATCGCCCATGCCGTGTGGGGAACGGTCATCCTGCTGTTCCGGGGAACCTTCGAGACCATCATGGCGGGGATGGTGTTCGCGGTGCTCATCTTCTTCGGGGCCAACACCCTGGCCCTGTTCAGGCTTCGCCGGATGGGCGTCGGCGCCGACGGCGGGTTCCGGGTGCCGCTTTACCCCTGGACGCCGGCCCTCTTCCTGGCGGGCATCGTCGTCCTCGTCCTGCTGCGCGCCACCTTCGAATGGTACAACTCCCTGATCGACCTCGCATTTATCGTTACCGGCCTGCCGTTCTGGTTGATCTGGCGCAAAACGAGGGGCCAGGCCCGGGCGTAAATGAGGTCCGGGCGTTAATCAGGTCCGGCCATCAACCGAAGCCGGATTAAGAGCGAACGCGCCTGCCTGCCGAATCCTGCGTGATCCTCAAT
The DNA window shown above is from Gemmatimonadota bacterium and carries:
- a CDS encoding 50S ribosomal protein L32; translation: MALPKRRQSRARSRKRRTHWVLQMPTLVECSHCGEMKRAHRVCPHCGHYQGREVQEVEAI
- the fabF gene encoding beta-ketoacyl-ACP synthase II, translated to MAERVVVTGMGVLSPVGLTLDTYWKALCAGRSGVGPITKFDVSAFPAKIAAELKDFNAADYIDRKEVRRMDENVQYAVIAAQMAIDDSGLDLDAEDRDRIGVVMGTGVGGIWTFENQHTNLVHKGPGRVSPFFIPMMIADMAPGHISMIHGLKGPNYTTVSACSSGAHGIGDAFRILQHGDADVMVTGGTEASISPMAVAGFSNMRALSLRNDEPERASRPFDAQRDGFVLGEGAGMVVLETLAHAKQRGATIYAELAGYAATADAFHITQPHESGEGAARSMHLALRNAGLAVAEIDYINAHGTSTPFNDRIETLAIKKVFGDHAHSLAISSTKSLVGHLLGASGGVEFIATTLSVARDYVHPTINYEEP
- the xylB gene encoding xylulokinase; the encoded protein is MRHLIGIDIGTSGIKTIIVDERGGLAARAFEEIPLHTPRPNWAEQDPADWWRAASNTVREAMGAAGVAAESIAGIGLSGQMHSSVLLDERDEVLRPSILWCDTRTSDQCRWITDQAGEENLVDWVSNPALEGFTAPKLVWVRDHEPQVYDRIRRVLLPKDYIRFRMTGEFAMEVSDAAGTLLFDVRRRRWSGAMLDAIGLPAEFLPPTFESIDVCGHVTEEVAADMGLKPGTPVVGGGADNTCGAVGAGIVRSGRILASLGTSGVVFAHTDDVRVDPELRVHTFCHSVPDKWYLMGVTLFAGGAFQWLRNTLGEVEVSAARMLDTDPYELLTAQAARAPAGSEGLVFLPYLMGERTPHKDANARGAFIGITGRHGRPHMIRSVMEGVTFALRDSMEIMRELGLSLGQVRSTGGGARSDLWRQIQADVYGAEVVTVNAEEGPAFGAAILAAVGTGVYDTVEEAADDLVDVVSRTEPDPETSERYEECYGIFKSMYPSLKPGFDALGGMVSKQT
- the sucD gene encoding succinate--CoA ligase subunit alpha; the protein is MSILVDANTRVVVQGITGRDGSFHTRQMAAYGTNVVAGVTPGKGEQDLDGIPVFDTLEEAASATGANTSIIYVRPAFAADAIHEAIVAEMDLVICITEGIPTLDMARVYAVLQGSGVRLLGPNCPGAITPGVTKVGIMPGHIHRPGHVGVVSRSGTLTYEIVHQLTSAGIGQSTCLGIGGDPIIGTGFIDALEAFEADPDTHAVVMIGEIGGSDEERAAEFVRQHMEKPVVGFIAGRTAPPGKRMGHAGAIISGGTGGAEEKVSALNEAGIPVADRSADVVDLIRSALA
- the sucC gene encoding ADP-forming succinate--CoA ligase subunit beta, which produces MNIHEFQAKGIFARHGMAIPPEQVARTPEDARRIAEELGTRVVVKAQVHVGGRGKAGGVKLASTPDEAFEVAGRILGMDIKGLTVRQVLVAEAVEIEHEAYVGIILDRQTRRPVFMVSAAGGVDIEEVARDTPEKIHKLAVDPLLGLLPYQARSLAYKLYSDPAQVKQAAGMLARLYDAFIESDASLAEINPLVTTPEGKLWALDGKMNIDDNALFRHEDIEDMRDPESEEPTEAEARDADLSFVKLDGDIGCIVNGAGLAMATMDMVKFYGGMPANFLDIGGSSNPDKVVTAMNIITSDDRVKAVLFNIFGGITRCDDVANGIVTALDRIAAGPGGPLTLPIVIRLTGTNEAEGRKILESVGLVAVDTMAEAVQKAVALGKGAK
- the acpP gene encoding acyl carrier protein, producing MEDRVKEIIAEQLGVDGDQVTDNASFTDDLGADSLDTVELVMALEEEFDLEIPDEDAEKIVTVGDAIKYLQSNLDG
- the fabG gene encoding 3-oxoacyl-[acyl-carrier-protein] reductase — encoded protein: MRGLQDKVTIVTGGAQGIGSAVAERFAAEGARIVLTSRDGAKAQEAADALNRQGGDARGVSLSIDDRDSVKSLVDTVVEDYGSIDVLINNAATVRDTLLMRMKQDDWDEVIHVNLGGVFACTQAVIRQMMRQRSGRIINMTSIVGLTGNPGQANYAASKAGIIGFTKSVAKEVGSRGITVNAIAPGYIETAMTEALPETVRSAFLDATPLSRAGQPDDVAGIAAFLASDDAAFVTGQVMRVDGGMGM
- a CDS encoding DUF177 domain-containing protein, which translates into the protein MQIAIEHLAEGLHPIHLEDTPAADFIPDEECRFASPIKVDGTLTVSENSLVLQAEIAVSMTFSCGRCLEEVEEHISGEIATYYEKTDRAIPDGEELTESDDVEILDYSAKTIDLSRRIAELVNLNIPMKPLCSEACKGLCPDCGRNLNESACSCGTRQMDPRWHTLKTLLKED
- a CDS encoding sigma-70 family RNA polymerase sigma factor, whose translation is MPKSAQSEVNISRVGSRNSGDDRSLDTYLKEIRTIPVLNLEEEMALARDARNGVNGAINKLIQANLRFVVVVARQYQNQGLPLSDLINEGNIGLIKAAQRYDEHKGFKFISYAVWWVRQAIMQALAEQSRIFRLPLNRAEELRRINKVVRGLKQELGREPTTHEIAGKLSLDHRDVVDIMRTFSPHLSLDAPFSPGEEGRLLDVIEDTTIESPDTPVMEKSLKEEVVWALNTLTDREAAVIRSYFGINREKPMTLDEIGKQFGLTRERVRQIKERAIRRLRHTSRSVRLHAYMS
- the fabD gene encoding ACP S-malonyltransferase, with the protein product MTQARIAFLFPGQASQYVGMGRDLHDRYPQVRSLYQQACEITGADIAGVSFDGPAETLKQTNYTQLAILAHSVAVASLLKAYGIEPDFVAGHSLGEYSALVTAGVLDFEESLHLVRLRSALMHEAGQRRRGTMAAVIGLTPREIDEVCRAACAEDEPVQPANYNAPVQTVIAGAVPAVQRAMDGARAAGAKRVVPLKVSGAFHSELMEYARHGLAEAIEKAPFARAETPVVANVTARAVTEPDEIRRLLIEQLTRPVRWAESMQTLADHGVDTVVEAGPGNVLTGLMKRMHRGIGVLNADKLADVTAVAETIGRPVADRLESR